The genomic interval CCCGAATGCGATCCCGGGGGTGACGGCCACGCCGGTCTCTTTAAGCAGCGCGAGCGCGAACGGGTACGAGGGCTGACCGCCCGGCGTTTGGGCCCACAGAAACATCGTGGCCGCCGGTTTGCGCACAGGCCAGCCGGCTTCGGCGAGCGCCGCGCAGAGCGCATCGCGCCGCTCGGCGTACACGGCTCGCTGCCGCTCGTAGCCGTCCCACGGCGTCGTGAGGGCCGCGATGGCCGCGCGCTGCACAGGCAAAAACACGCCGAAGTCGATGTGTGACTTCAGCTTGCGCAGCGCGGCGAGCGCGTCGGGGCGCCCGACGGCGTACGCGATCCGCGCGCCTGCGAGGTTGTACGTCTTCGAGAGCGAGTTGAACTCGATGGCCACCTCTTTGGCGCCCGGGATCGACAGGATGCTGATGGGCTGAACGCCGTCGAACACGAGCTCCGAATAGGCGAAGTCGTGCACGAGAAGCAGGTCGTGCTGCTTCGCCAACGCCACGGCCCGCTCGAGCGTGTCTCTCGTCGCGATCGCGGCGGTCGGATTGGACGGGAAGTTGAGGATCATGAGCTTCGCCTGTCGCCACACCTCAGGTGGGATGGCGTCGAAGCGGGGCTGGAGCGTCTCGGCGTCCACCGGGATGGGCTCCACCCGCGCGCCCGCCAGGCGAACCCCTGCGTCGTAGATGGGGTATCCCGGATCGGGGATGAGGGCGAGATCGCCCGGGTTCAGGAAGGTGAGCGCCAGATGGCTGAGCCCGTCCTGCGACCCGGCGAGCTGTAGGACCTCCCGCTCGGGGGCCAGGGTCACGTCGTATCGCTCGTAGAACCGGGCGACGGCCTCGTGAAACTCCGGCAGCGCGGTGATGGCGTACCGGTAATCTCCGGGATCCTGCGCGGCGCGAATCAGGGTCTCGACGGCGTGCGGCGGCGGAGGCAAATCGGGCGATCCGACGCTGAGATCGATCACGTCGAGTCCCTTTTTGCGCCGCTCGTGGGCCGCGATGGCAAGCTCTTGGAACACGCCGTCTGGAAGTTGATTGAGTCGTTCCGATGGTGTCATGCTATCGTCCTCGCTCGTCATTTGCAGATTCTCTTTCAGGATACACGCATTCAAAGGAGTGGAATAGTCGCCGATGCGAAAAATCGCGTTTCTCGCCTCCCACAACGGATCCGGCATGCGCTACCTGCTCGCGGCCCGGGCGCGCCATGAGATCGAGTTTGATCCGGTGCTCGTCGTGAGCAACAATCCGGGCAGTCCGGCGCTCGCGTATGCGCGCGAGATGGGCATCCCGACGGCCGTGGTCAACGAGAAGCGCTGCGGCGGCGCGGCGGAGGCGGATCGGGCGCTCTGCGAGGCACTGCGCCAAGGCGGGGCGGAATGCGTGCTCCTCTCCGGCTACATGAAGCGCATCGGGCCGACGACGCTCTCCGCCTACCGAAACCGCATCCTCAACATTCATCCGAGCCTGTTGCCGAAGTTCGGAGGGCCCGGCATGTACGGCATGCGCGTGCACGAGGCCGTGATCGCGAGCGGAGAATCTGTGACCGGCGCGACCGTGCATCTCGTGGATCACGAGTACGATCACGGCCCGGTGCTGGCGCAGGTCGAGGTCCCCGTTCTCCCGGGCGACACGCCCGAACGCCTGCGAGAGCGCGTCCTGGAGGTCGAAGGTCCCCTGTATTTGCTGGTGCTGAAGAAGATCGAGCGCGGCGAGATCGATCTGGATGCTTTTGGCGCCGCCGCGCCCCTGTGATACGATGGCGAACGAAGGGGAGGCGACGACATGCTCGCAGTGATCATGAAGCAGTTCGGCGGGCCGGAGGTGCTCGAAATCGGCGAGGTGCAGACACCGCAACCCGGCCCTGGCGAGGTGTTGGTGCGCGTTCGCGCGACGGCCCTGAATCGCGCCGATCTCCTGCAGCGGCGCGGCCTGTACCCGCCTCCGCCGGGAGCGTCGGAGATCCTGGGCCTCGAGATGGCCGGGGACGTGGAGGCGCTTGGTCCAGGCGTGTCGTCCGTCAGCGTGGGCGATCGCGTCGCGGCGCTGTTGCCTGGCGGCGGCTATGCGCAGTACGCCGTGGTTCCGGCCGGCATGCTCATCCGGCTGCCCGATACGCTCTCGTACGAGCAGGGCGCGGCCATCCCGGAGACGTTCCTGACGGCCTATCTGAACCTGTTCGTGCTCGGCCGCTTGAGTCCCGGCGAGACGGTCCTCGTACACGCGGGGGCAAGCGGCGTCGGCACGTCGGCGATTCAACTCATCCGCCTCGCGGGGGCGCATAGCATCGTGACGGCGGGCAGCGCCGACAAAATCGCCAAGTGCCTTGAGCTCGGCGCCAAGGCAGGCTGGAATTATCACGACGGATCGTTCGTCGACTTTGTCCGCCGGGAGACAGACGGTCGCGGCGCCGACATCATCTTCGACTTCGTCGGGGCGCCATACTTCCACGACAATCTTCGCGCGCTGGCCGTCGATGGGCGGCTCATTGTCATCGGCACGATGGGCGGCACCAAGGTCGACGGGTTCGATCTCGGCCAGATTCTCGCCAAGCGCCAGCAGATCATCGGGACGGCGCTTCGCTCCCGCAGCTTGGAGGCGAAGATCGAACTCACCGCAGCGTTCGTGGCGTTTGCGTACGACGCGCTCGCGAAGGGCGAGATCGCACCGGTCATTGACCAGGTCTACGACTGGCGCGAAGTCCGCGCCGCGCATGAGCGGATGGAGGCCAATCAAAACATCGGTAAAATTGTCCTCAGGGTGACGGAGTGACGAAAGACGCCTCACCCTGGCGGCGCTCTTCGGGCCTGACGCGATGTTGCGTGTCAGGCCTGAATTTGTTTGCGTTGATGCGCGCCAGAAGGGCATGTATCGTGTTCGACAGAAAGCGATTACAACTGTCGAAGGAGGGCGTAACGTGGCGACCCATGTTGCGGCGCAACCCGTCGCGTCGAGTGGCCGGGCTCGGGCGGCGATGCAAAAGTTCGGTGGCTTTCTGGCGGGCATGGTCATGCCCAATATCCCGGCGTTTATCGCGTGGGGTCTGATCACCGCATTCTTCATTCCCACGGGGTGGACCCCGAACGCGAAACTCGACCAACTGGTCTCCCCCATGGTCTCCTTTCTCATTCCCGTTCTCATTGGCTTCACCGGTGGGCGTCTCGTGCACGGGATCCGCGGGGGCGTCGTCGGCGCCATCGCCACGGCGGGCGTGGCCATCGGCGCGTCTCAGCCGATGTTCATTGGCGCGATGATCATGGGGCCGCTCGGCGGCTACCTGATCAAGCAGTTCGATCGCGCCGTCGAAGGGCGCATCCGCGCAGGATTCGAGATGTTGGTGAACACGTTTTCCGCGGGCATTCTGGGCGGTGCACTCGCGATTCTCGGCTTTCTGGCCGTGCAGCCGGTCATGGATCGCGTCTCCGCCTGGCTGGGCGCGGCGGCCGTGTGGGTGACCAACGCGCATCTTCTGCCGCTCATCGCCATCTTTATCGAGCCAGGCAAGGTGCTGTTTTTGAACAACGCCATCAACCACGGTATCCTTGAACCCATTGGCGTCGAGCAGGCCAAGCAGACGGGCAAATCTATTTTCTTCCTGCTCGAAACCGATCCGGGGCCGGGTCTCGGGCTGCTCATGGCCTACTGGGCGTTCGCGAAGGGCGCCATTCGGCAGTCGGCGCCTGGCGCGATTCTGATTCAGTTCTTCGGCGGAATTCACGAGGTGTACTTCCCGTACGTGCTGATGCGGCCCGTCCTGGTGCTCGCCGTGATCCTGGGCGGCATGGCGGCCGACACGACCTTCATGCTGCTGCACGCGGGACTTGTGGCGACCCCGTCGCCCGGCAGCATCTTCGCCGAGATCGCCATGACGCCGAAAGGCGGCTACTTCCCGGTGCTGTCGGGCATCTTTGTCGGTGCGCTGGTCTCGTTCCTGGTGGCTTCCTTCTTCATCCGCCTTTCGCGCGATGAGATGGACGAGAGCACCTTGGCGTTTGCGCAGGCCGTGGTGCAGGACATGAAGTCTCAATCCAAGTTTGCGCCGTCCGCGCAGGCCACGGCTCAAGCGCCGGTGGAAGAAGCGACGCTCGCGCGCGTGCCGGAGGCCGTGTACTTCGCGTGTGAGGCCGGTATGGGATCGAGCGCGATGGGCGCTTCAATTCTCAAAAAGCGGCTGCAGGAGGCGGGTTACGACATCCCCGTCCATCACGTGCCGGTGAATCAACTGCCTTCCACGGCTGAAGTGGTGTTCACGCAGGCCAGCTTCGAGACCCGCGCGCGGCAGGTCGCGCCGAAGGCGAAGATCTACTTGGTGCAAAACTTCTTGAACAAGGCGACCTACGACCAGTTGATTGAGGACCTTGACCGTCTGAAGGGATGAGGCATGGCGAACGAACTGACGGATCGCCAAAAGCTCCTGCTCTTCGAACTGGTGCGGCGCCCGGAAGGCGTGGATCCTTCCGAGGCCGCGCGCCGTTTGGACGTCAGCCGCCGCACGCTGCAGCGCGATCTGCGCGCCGTCGCTGGCTGGCTGCGCCCGTTTCGGGCGCGGATCGAGAGCCAGGGCGGGCGGTTGTGCCTCCTGGCTTCGCCGCAGGAATTGGGCCGCATTGAAGCCGCGCTGGGCCCTGTGACCGCGCGGTCCGCGGCCGTCACACCGCGTCAGCGGGCTGCGCTTCTCGCCCTTTGGCTTCTTGCGGAGCCCGGGCCGCTCAAACTTGCCTACCTGGGCAAGGTCCTCGACGCCGCGCCCGCGAGCTTGAGCGGCGATTTGAACGATCTCGCCCCATGGCTGCGCGCTCGCCACCTGACGCTCGTGCGTAGGCAGGGTTTCGGCGTGTTGGTCGAAGGGAGCGAGGTGGCCAGGCGCGAAGCCATGGCTGACATCGTCTACGAGCAGATTTCTCCGTATCAACTGGCTCGCATGACCACGCGAGAAGGCGATCTCAGCCATCCCGTCGCGCGCTGGCTCGTTCAATTTGTCCAAGATCCGGTGCTCAGGGCCGTCGCGGATGTCGTGGAGGCGGTGTTGGGCGCCGCGGAGCCGCCGGTCGAGGAGGCGGATCGATTTGAGGTCTGGCTGTACGCGGTGATCCAATGCCTGCGGGCCGCCAGACGAGGGCTGGTGCGCGGAACGGATCTGGACGAGGGCGCAAGGCCTGGCGATGTTGCGCTCGCGAAGGAACTCTTGTCGAGTGTGGCGAAGGCGACTGGCCTTCCGGCCCTCTCGACCGAACCGGAGATCCGGTATATGGCCAGGCACCTCGCCGGCCTCCGCGTGCGCCTGGATGACGATTTCCGGCTCCTTCCGTCCAACGTGACCGCGCTCGATCTCGCCCATCGGTTCGTGCGCGCGGTCGAGGACATCACGCGGCTGCCGTTTGCGTCGGACCATCTGCTGGTGAGCGGGCTGGCCCAGCACCTCGCGCCTGCGCTCGATCGCGTCCGCGCCGGGCTGCCCATCCGCAATCCGCTGCTGGAGACGGTCAAGGCCCGATACCCGGAGCTCTTTGCCGCGGCGGAATCGGCCTCGCGCGAAGTGTTCGCTCCACACGGACTTCGGCTGCCGGATGAGGAAATCGGCTTTCTTGCCATGCATCTCGGCGCCTCCCGAGAGCGGCGATTGGCAGAGGAGAAGTGGCGAGCCGTGATCGTCTGCCCCCACGGGCTCAGTTCTGCGAGGCTTCTCGCGAGCCGCGTGCGCAAGGAGTTGCCCGAGATCTCCGTGCAGGAGGTGGCTTCGGCGAAATCCGCCGCGCACTTAAACGCCGATCTCGTCCTGTCCACCGTTTCGCTGCCGGAGGCGGACGTGCCCGTCGTGGTCGTGTCCCCGTTTCTCACGGAGGAGGACCTCCGCGCGGTTCGGTTCGTGCTGGCGAAGCTCGAACGGCCCGCGCGTACCTCGCCGGAGCCGGGCGAGGCGCTGCCGGGCGCATCCACGTGGGCCTTGCGGCTCGCCTCTTCGGCCAGGACGTCCTCCATTCGCGCGCAGACGATGGACGATGTCATTCAGCTCGTGGGACTCGATCTCGTCCGGCAAGGGCGCGCTTCCGACGCCGGGCCGATTGTGGCGGCCATCGAGCGCAGGGAGCGATTGGGGAGCGTCGTGCTACCGGGTCGTCAACTCGCAGTCCTGCACGCGCGGACCGACGGGATCGACGGCCCGTTTGTCGGTGTCTATCGCTTGGAGCGGCCGATGTGGACGCGGGGGGTGGGAGAGGACGAGCCCGTGGCGGTCGTGCTGGTCCTGCTTGCGCGCGTGCAAGAGGACCCGGGCGCGATCGACGGTCTTGGCCGCATCTCGGCCGCTTTGGTGGAATCTGAGGCGTTGGTGGAGGCGCTGAAAAGCGCCGACGAAGAGGAAGTTCGACGGCGTCTGTACGACGCGATGGTTCGTCTGGGGGAGTGAATGAAGATGGTGAAATTGGACGCGCGCCACGTGGCGCTGAACCTAGGGCCGGAGCCGAAAGAAGACGCCATTCGGCGGGTGGGCCGCATGCTGGTGGATCTCGGCCATGTGGAGGCGCCATATGTGGACAGCATGCTCGAGCGCGAGGCTTCGACCACCACGTACATCGGCAACGGGATCGCCATCCCGCACGGCATGCCGGATTCGGTGAAATACATTCGCGCGTCCGGCATCGTGGTGGCGCAGTACCCGGACGGCGTGGATTTCGGCGGGGAGAAGGCGAGGCTTGTCATCGGCATTGCGGGCAAGGGCGAAGAGCAC from Alicyclobacillus acidocaldarius subsp. acidocaldarius DSM 446 carries:
- a CDS encoding BglG family transcription antiterminator, which produces MANELTDRQKLLLFELVRRPEGVDPSEAARRLDVSRRTLQRDLRAVAGWLRPFRARIESQGGRLCLLASPQELGRIEAALGPVTARSAAVTPRQRAALLALWLLAEPGPLKLAYLGKVLDAAPASLSGDLNDLAPWLRARHLTLVRRQGFGVLVEGSEVARREAMADIVYEQISPYQLARMTTREGDLSHPVARWLVQFVQDPVLRAVADVVEAVLGAAEPPVEEADRFEVWLYAVIQCLRAARRGLVRGTDLDEGARPGDVALAKELLSSVAKATGLPALSTEPEIRYMARHLAGLRVRLDDDFRLLPSNVTALDLAHRFVRAVEDITRLPFASDHLLVSGLAQHLAPALDRVRAGLPIRNPLLETVKARYPELFAAAESASREVFAPHGLRLPDEEIGFLAMHLGASRERRLAEEKWRAVIVCPHGLSSARLLASRVRKELPEISVQEVASAKSAAHLNADLVLSTVSLPEADVPVVVVSPFLTEEDLRAVRFVLAKLERPARTSPEPGEALPGASTWALRLASSARTSSIRAQTMDDVIQLVGLDLVRQGRASDAGPIVAAIERRERLGSVVLPGRQLAVLHARTDGIDGPFVGVYRLERPMWTRGVGEDEPVAVVLVLLARVQEDPGAIDGLGRISAALVESEALVEALKSADEEEVRRRLYDAMVRLGE
- the purN gene encoding phosphoribosylglycinamide formyltransferase, coding for MRKIAFLASHNGSGMRYLLAARARHEIEFDPVLVVSNNPGSPALAYAREMGIPTAVVNEKRCGGAAEADRALCEALRQGGAECVLLSGYMKRIGPTTLSAYRNRILNIHPSLLPKFGGPGMYGMRVHEAVIASGESVTGATVHLVDHEYDHGPVLAQVEVPVLPGDTPERLRERVLEVEGPLYLLVLKKIERGEIDLDAFGAAAPL
- a CDS encoding aminotransferase class I/II-fold pyridoxal phosphate-dependent enzyme; translated protein: MTPSERLNQLPDGVFQELAIAAHERRKKGLDVIDLSVGSPDLPPPPHAVETLIRAAQDPGDYRYAITALPEFHEAVARFYERYDVTLAPEREVLQLAGSQDGLSHLALTFLNPGDLALIPDPGYPIYDAGVRLAGARVEPIPVDAETLQPRFDAIPPEVWRQAKLMILNFPSNPTAAIATRDTLERAVALAKQHDLLLVHDFAYSELVFDGVQPISILSIPGAKEVAIEFNSLSKTYNLAGARIAYAVGRPDALAALRKLKSHIDFGVFLPVQRAAIAALTTPWDGYERQRAVYAERRDALCAALAEAGWPVRKPAATMFLWAQTPGGQPSYPFALALLKETGVAVTPGIAFGPRGEGHVRMAFVHDIPVLMEAARRIGAWLRQQNG
- a CDS encoding PTS sugar transporter subunit IIA, which gives rise to MVKLDARHVALNLGPEPKEDAIRRVGRMLVDLGHVEAPYVDSMLEREASTTTYIGNGIAIPHGMPDSVKYIRASGIVVAQYPDGVDFGGEKARLVIGIAGKGEEHMELLSQIATVCMDEDNVARLVQASSADEIVQILERAS
- a CDS encoding PTS mannitol transporter subunit IICB, yielding MATHVAAQPVASSGRARAAMQKFGGFLAGMVMPNIPAFIAWGLITAFFIPTGWTPNAKLDQLVSPMVSFLIPVLIGFTGGRLVHGIRGGVVGAIATAGVAIGASQPMFIGAMIMGPLGGYLIKQFDRAVEGRIRAGFEMLVNTFSAGILGGALAILGFLAVQPVMDRVSAWLGAAAVWVTNAHLLPLIAIFIEPGKVLFLNNAINHGILEPIGVEQAKQTGKSIFFLLETDPGPGLGLLMAYWAFAKGAIRQSAPGAILIQFFGGIHEVYFPYVLMRPVLVLAVILGGMAADTTFMLLHAGLVATPSPGSIFAEIAMTPKGGYFPVLSGIFVGALVSFLVASFFIRLSRDEMDESTLAFAQAVVQDMKSQSKFAPSAQATAQAPVEEATLARVPEAVYFACEAGMGSSAMGASILKKRLQEAGYDIPVHHVPVNQLPSTAEVVFTQASFETRARQVAPKAKIYLVQNFLNKATYDQLIEDLDRLKG
- a CDS encoding NAD(P)H-quinone oxidoreductase, whose translation is MLAVIMKQFGGPEVLEIGEVQTPQPGPGEVLVRVRATALNRADLLQRRGLYPPPPGASEILGLEMAGDVEALGPGVSSVSVGDRVAALLPGGGYAQYAVVPAGMLIRLPDTLSYEQGAAIPETFLTAYLNLFVLGRLSPGETVLVHAGASGVGTSAIQLIRLAGAHSIVTAGSADKIAKCLELGAKAGWNYHDGSFVDFVRRETDGRGADIIFDFVGAPYFHDNLRALAVDGRLIVIGTMGGTKVDGFDLGQILAKRQQIIGTALRSRSLEAKIELTAAFVAFAYDALAKGEIAPVIDQVYDWREVRAAHERMEANQNIGKIVLRVTE